The Paucidesulfovibrio gracilis DSM 16080 genome window below encodes:
- a CDS encoding MotA/TolQ/ExbB proton channel family protein, translating to MEPMSDSGFWTLVLETGPVIKAVFAVLLAMSLASWSLIFLKWYELRKVRAQAREDRRAFSRPGGLREAMAGINQRPEAAPSRRVAEQGGQELQRMAELDLDPGLKGRVVLDCVRHALQDEVQAQGDRLHGSLSLLATVGNVAPLLGLFGTVWGIMNSFSHITGGADLVSGVAPGLAEALSTTAFGLIVAIPAVLAHNAYIKQLGNIEAELAALSGAFMNRVKERFSEYLTCAPAPEE from the coding sequence ATGGAACCCATGTCGGACAGCGGATTCTGGACCCTGGTGTTGGAAACCGGCCCCGTGATCAAAGCCGTGTTCGCGGTGTTGCTGGCCATGTCCCTGGCCAGCTGGAGCCTGATTTTTCTAAAATGGTACGAACTGCGCAAGGTCCGCGCCCAGGCGCGGGAGGACCGCCGGGCCTTTTCCCGTCCGGGCGGCCTGCGTGAGGCCATGGCCGGCATCAACCAACGGCCCGAAGCCGCTCCTTCCCGGCGCGTTGCCGAACAGGGCGGCCAGGAATTGCAACGCATGGCCGAACTGGACCTGGACCCGGGCCTCAAAGGACGCGTGGTGCTGGACTGCGTACGCCACGCCCTGCAGGATGAGGTGCAGGCCCAGGGCGACAGGCTGCACGGTTCCCTGTCCCTGCTGGCCACGGTGGGCAACGTGGCGCCCCTGCTCGGCCTCTTCGGCACGGTATGGGGCATCATGAACTCCTTCAGCCACATCACGGGCGGAGCGGACCTGGTCAGCGGCGTGGCCCCGGGACTGGCCGAAGCCCTCTCCACCACGGCTTTCGGGTTGATCGTGGCCATACCCGCCGTACTCGCCCACAACGCCTACATCAAACAGCTCGGCAACATCGAAGCGGAACTAGCGGCCCTGTCCGGCGCGTTCATGAACCGCGTCAAGGAACGCTTTTCCGAATATCTGACCTGCGCTCCCGCCCCGGAGGAATAA
- a CDS encoding SDR family NAD(P)-dependent oxidoreductase, which yields MSLLRNKTLIVTGASRGIGKALAVELAGRGVRLLLSARSEKRLREVVEPCAEQGGAVQGVAGNVAHAEVVERLMLRAGDEEQFAGFIHAAGVLAPGPSAWELPEPVFCEVMDASVKGAYQLARFCYPLLLRKGGGLAVFFGSGAAEKALPGTAAYCAAKAAEEHYMRQLAVETDQVTALVYRPGIVETRMQRQAREAEGGQAERVRSTFGPWKAKGLLATPEASASKLADLLEHPWPELHGRTFDYREL from the coding sequence ATCGGTAAGGCGCTTGCCGTGGAGCTGGCCGGGCGCGGAGTGCGGCTGTTGCTCTCGGCCCGGTCGGAAAAGCGCCTGCGGGAGGTGGTCGAGCCCTGCGCCGAACAAGGCGGTGCGGTGCAGGGCGTGGCCGGAAACGTGGCCCATGCCGAGGTGGTGGAGCGGCTGATGCTCCGGGCCGGGGATGAGGAGCAGTTTGCGGGATTCATCCATGCGGCCGGGGTGCTGGCTCCTGGCCCGTCCGCCTGGGAATTGCCGGAACCCGTTTTTTGCGAGGTTATGGATGCCAGCGTCAAGGGCGCGTACCAGTTGGCCCGGTTTTGCTATCCCCTGTTGCTGCGCAAAGGGGGCGGACTGGCCGTGTTTTTTGGATCCGGGGCCGCGGAAAAAGCCTTGCCCGGCACAGCGGCTTATTGTGCGGCCAAGGCCGCGGAAGAGCATTACATGCGGCAACTGGCCGTGGAAACCGACCAGGTGACCGCCCTGGTGTACCGGCCCGGCATCGTGGAGACCCGGATGCAGCGGCAGGCTCGGGAAGCCGAGGGAGGGCAGGCCGAGCGGGTGCGCTCCACGTTTGGTCCGTGGAAGGCCAAAGGTCTCCTGGCCACTCCCGAGGCGTCCGCATCGAAATTGGCGGACCTGCTGGAGCATCCCTGGCCGGAGTTGCACGGCCGTACGTTCGATTATCGGGAGCTGTGA
- a CDS encoding ExbD/TolR family protein: protein MAQRSRRRYLTEINTTPFVDVMLVLLVFVMVGAAVKGEGVQVDLPRTRTVESLPKGSGHFVLTMDADARLFLDQEEVPRDHLREYMIQRVLKQDKALFLRADQSVPYGDVVRVMAEIREAGVPHIGIVAEEEDGADTARDAAQSGE, encoded by the coding sequence ATGGCCCAACGCAGCCGCCGACGGTATCTTACGGAAATCAACACCACGCCCTTTGTGGACGTGATGCTCGTGCTCCTGGTGTTCGTCATGGTGGGGGCCGCGGTCAAAGGCGAGGGCGTGCAGGTGGATCTGCCCCGCACCCGCACCGTGGAATCCCTGCCCAAAGGCAGCGGGCACTTCGTGCTGACCATGGACGCGGACGCCCGGCTCTTTCTGGACCAGGAAGAAGTGCCGCGGGATCATCTGCGCGAATACATGATTCAGCGAGTGCTCAAACAGGACAAGGCGCTGTTCCTGCGGGCCGACCAAAGCGTACCCTACGGCGACGTGGTCCGGGTCATGGCGGAAATCCGCGAGGCCGGCGTGCCGCACATCGGCATTGTGGCCGAGGAGGAAGACGGCGCGGACACGGCCCGAGACGCCGCCCAAAGCGGGGAATGA
- a CDS encoding C40 family peptidase: MRRPFPHTASGLLVRIRSALWIAVLGAALLPLTACGVLDFGKARLPGGHAGPSSHPVVRTAQSAIGIPYRWGGDTPREGFDCSGLVHWAYARHGVRLPRPSWQQIRAGFAVPRSQVMAGDLVFFKIVQGRSYHVGISTGRGTFIHSPKSGSRVRESSLSNSYWQSHYVTARRVARPATAAHP; this comes from the coding sequence ATGCGTCGCCCGTTCCCACACACCGCGTCCGGCCTTTTGGTCAGGATCCGGTCCGCCCTGTGGATCGCGGTGCTTGGCGCGGCGCTGCTGCCCCTCACGGCCTGCGGCGTGCTGGACTTCGGCAAGGCCCGGCTCCCCGGCGGACATGCCGGTCCGTCCTCGCACCCCGTGGTGCGGACCGCGCAGTCCGCCATCGGCATCCCCTACCGCTGGGGCGGCGACACCCCGCGCGAGGGCTTCGACTGCTCCGGGCTGGTCCACTGGGCCTACGCCCGGCACGGCGTGCGCCTGCCGCGTCCCAGCTGGCAGCAGATTCGGGCCGGATTCGCCGTCCCCCGCAGCCAGGTCATGGCCGGGGATCTGGTCTTCTTTAAAATCGTGCAGGGCCGGAGCTACCATGTGGGCATTTCCACGGGTCGCGGCACCTTCATCCACAGCCCCAAATCCGGCTCCCGCGTACGCGAAAGCTCTCTCTCCAACAGCTATTGGCAGAGCCATTACGTCACAGCCCGCCGGGTGGCCCGGCCCGCCACGGCCGCCCATCCCTGA
- a CDS encoding BON domain-containing protein produces MQRALYFFLFCLLLISATGCTAYKVAMDERSLGQIYDDEEITFKVEKELLNDKDVSYLDFKAFTYLGRVYLVGEYEDTYQRDRAVRLARGVEGVRSVTTYLLPKQDVANCGTATSVRIGAELDKNLLEDSDVSGTNVDTKIVQCNAVLLGLVSSQTEISRAESIARNVPGVRQVKNFLRVR; encoded by the coding sequence ATGCAACGTGCCCTCTATTTCTTCCTGTTTTGCCTGCTGCTGATCTCGGCCACGGGCTGCACCGCCTACAAAGTGGCCATGGACGAACGCAGCCTCGGACAGATTTACGACGATGAGGAAATCACCTTCAAAGTGGAAAAAGAACTGCTCAACGACAAGGACGTGAGCTACCTGGACTTCAAGGCCTTCACCTACCTGGGCCGCGTCTACCTCGTGGGCGAATACGAGGACACCTACCAGCGCGACCGCGCTGTGCGGCTGGCCCGTGGAGTGGAAGGCGTTCGCTCCGTGACCACCTATCTGCTGCCCAAGCAGGACGTGGCCAACTGCGGCACCGCTACCAGCGTGCGCATTGGCGCGGAGCTGGACAAAAATCTGCTGGAAGATTCGGACGTAAGCGGCACCAACGTGGATACCAAGATTGTACAATGCAACGCCGTGCTGCTCGGACTGGTCTCCTCCCAGACCGAAATTTCCCGGGCCGAATCCATCGCCCGCAACGTACCCGGCGTCCGCCAGGTCAAAAACTTCCTGCGGGTACGCTGA